The genomic segment AGGAAGATATTTATATCCCCCGGGGAAGTTTTTGCTGGTACAGGGGAGCCCCAGCGTCGGTGGCCGCTGCACCCAGGCCCCCGGAGGCGGCCTCCGCCCCTCGGGCCCGACATGCCGCAGGGCCTGGAAGCCCCGGTGCAGGTGTGGGTGGGCAGCCAGCTCTTCCAGGCCGACCGGGCCCTGCTGGTGGAGCACTGCGGCTTCTTCCGAGGCCTCTTCCGCTCGGGCATGCGGGAGGCGCGCGCGGCCGAGGTGCGCCTGGGCGCGCTGAGCCCCGACGGCTTCCGCACCGCGCTGCAGGTGCTGCGCGGCGAGCGGCCGGCGCTGGCGGCCCCCGACGAGCTGCTGCAGGCCGTGGAGTGCGCCGCCTTCCTGCAGGCGCCGGCGCTGGCGCGCTTCCTGGAGCACAGCCTCACGTCGGACAACTGCGCGCTGCTGTGCGACGCGGCCGCCGCCTTCGGCGTGCACGACGTCTTCCACAGCGCCGCGCACTTCATCCGCGACGGCGCCCGCGAGCTGGCGGCGGAGCTGGCGCTGCCCGAGGCCCGCGCCTACGTGGCGGCGCTGCGGCCCAGCAGCTACGTGGCTGTGAGCACGCACGCGCCGGCGCCCGGCTTCCTGGAGGACGCGTCGCGCACCATGTGCTACCTGGACGAGGAGGAGGACACGTGGCGCACGCTGGCCGCGCTGCCCCTGGAGGCCAGCACGCTGCTGGCCGGCGTGGCCACGCTGGGCAACAGGCTGTACATCGTGGGGGGCGTGCGGGGCCCCACCAAGGAGGTGGTGGAGCTGGGCTTCTGCTACGACCCCGACGGCGGCACGTGGCGCGagttccccagcccccaccagccGCGCTACGACACGGCGCTGGCCGGCTTCGACGGCCACCTCTATGCCATCGGGGGCGAGTTCCAGAGGACGGCTATGAGCTCGGTGGAGCGCTACGACCCGGCCTCGGGCTGCTGGAGCTTCGTGGCCGACCTGCCGCAGCCAGCTGCCGGCGCGCCCTGCGCCCAGGCCCGCGGTCGCCTCTTCGTGTGTCTGTGGCGGCCGGCCGACACCACGGCCGTGGTGGAGTACGCGGTGCGGGCCGACGCCTGGCTGCCCGTGGCCGAGCTGCGGCGCCCGCAGAGCTATGGCCACTGCATGGTGGCCCACCGCGACAGCCTCTACGTGGTGCGCAACGGACCTAAGGATGACTTCCTGCACTGCGCCATCGACTGCCTCAACCTGGCCACAGGCCAGTGGACGGCGCTGCCCGGCCAGTTTGTCAACAGCAAAGGGGCGCTCTTCACGGCCGTGGTGCGCGGCGACACCGTCTATACGGTCAACCGCGTATTCACGCTGCTCTATGCCATCGAGGGCGGCACCTGGCGGCTGCTCAGGGAGAAGGCCGGCTTCCCACGGCCCGGGTCTTTGCAGACCTTTCTCCTGAGGCTGCCTCCCGGTGCCCGTGGGCCTGTGGCCTCGGCGACGCCAGAACTGTGACCCCTGGGCTGGGCTTTAGGAGAGGATGCCCAGTCTTCTCTGAACCATGGCTGAGCCTATGAAACTGGCCTTAGGAGCTGCTGGGAACTTctctctccccccgcccctgtTGAGATGTCCGGGGCCTTGTGCCTTCTGCCTTCCGGTGGTGTGAACATATCAGAGAATCTCAGGAAGCAACGACTCTGGGATCTCAACCCTCAAGTTACTTGGGCTCTCTTGAGAGCTGGTGGGTCATAATGGCAGTGGAAGGGATGGGGGGTAGGACCTCATTAACCCAGGCTTCTGTGTGAATGGGCCAGTAATTGAGCACCGTCTGGGAGTGGGTTAAGTGATGTTAATCAAACTGCCAGTCAGGCAAGAATTAGGCATTTACTGTATGCTCAGCAAGGTGCTGGGCCTAATGTGACTGTAGTTGCCAGACAGGGGTCCACAAAGCTTATTAGAGTCTGGCCCAGGACAACAAAAGGTTTACACGCATTTGTCTTGATCCACAGAGGGCTGAACGCaacatgcaaaaacaaacaaaatcaaaccctgaaatataataaagttaCTGAAGGAATCAGGGCAAAGGGAAAATAGGGAGAGGAAAAATATGTTACTCCAGGCAGGAGGGTAGTAAACAAACTGTAtgataaagggaagaaaaaaacaacacccaCCCAAAGGTCATGGGTGACTAGAAGAGGCACAAATAGGAAGTGGCAGGATAATTAGCTGCTAAACAGGGAGATGCAGAAGAGAATGAGAGACAGGGAAGGCTGGAGCAGATGGGAAGAGTCTGTGAGTCCTGCCTTTAAGGCAGAGCAGCTGTAAATGGAGGCCTTTGGGGAGGCAGTGAGGCTGGACTGGCTTGCAGAGACAGAAACTGAGCTGAACCTGGAGTGAGACCTGTGAGGGAGAAAGGGTTCCCCACACCCTCTAATGGGATGTGGGCCTGCAGGGGAGAACCCAGTTGGAAATCCCTTACCCACTGCCTATTTTGTCATGACTCCAGGGACAGTAGACTATTAATTTCCATGACTTCAGGTTACTTAAGGGATGAGCCCAGTTTGGGGTGGGTCTGTTTGCCTCATCTTCCTCACCTGTATCGCTTCCTCTACATTCTATAGGTTAATTCTCTCCTCCTAGCCTCCACTCCTGTCATTCCCTGGACCTGGAATGCCGTTCCTCGTCCTTTCTCTCTGTTGGCTGTGTACCTACCTCCTCTGTGCAGGGTTGGCTTTTCCTGACCCTGGCTGCCTGCATTGCTCATTGGACCCCAGCTGACATTCtccgtgtgtgtatgtgcacatgcgTGCAACTCACGTATGCAGATAGCAAGAGCAGAGATCCTACTGTGCTGTCAGCTGAGCTGGGGCACTTTCCTGCCTACAGAATAAAATGATGAGGTcctacaaatgaacatatctatgaaacagaaacagactcacagacataaagaacagacttgtggttaccaaaggagaggaGGGGTCGGGGAGGGAAggcctgggagtttgggattagcagatacaaactattatatacaggatggataaacagcaaggtcctactgtataacacagggaactatattcaatatcctgtgacaaaccataatggaaaagaatatgaaaaagaatgtatatatgtatatgtataagtgagtcactttgctattcagcagaaattaacacaacattgcaaatcaactatacttcaataaatttaaaaaaagagaaacatgagGTCTTGAAAGACATCAAGCTGAAGAGACCACTAGTTAGGAACCTGGTGCTGACCTCTGGTGTTAGATGAGGACTCATCTTGCATTTAGAGTACACTCACCCTGGTTTCTGGTTAGATGCCCAGCTCAGTTCTCCAACCTCTCTAAGCCCCTGGGCAGGCTTCTCTGAGTGGTCCTAAATGGTCTCCATCCTCCAAGACCCAAGGGCCTTGGGAAATACTGGCCTCATCACAAGTGGAGAATGCAGCGCACATCAGCCTGGCACCTCCTGGGCATGGAGCCTAGTGTCTGGGCTGCCCCTTGCTGCCTTTTCACCTGACCTATGTCCCAAGCCCTGGAGAATGCTGCCCTCAGAAGCCTGGGACCTTTTAGAGCTGGGTTAACCTAATCTGATGGTCACAATAATAAATCCTGACTTTTGCATTCTGCAAATGATGTCCAAAGTATTCTCACATCCGTCTTCCCCCTCCAGCCCTACCTTGGTCCTGGGAGTTGGGTACCTTTTCCTAACTGATGAGATATGTGAGGCTCAGAGGCCAAGTGACTGGCCCATGCCACAGAGCCCCTCACTTTTTTGTTCTATCATGTGTAATTTTATTCACatttcaaagatttatttaacTTGTTAATAAGAATGATAAAGCTGGTTCAAAGGCACATTTGAGAGACAAGAGATCTGTATATTTTGTTGGAAAAGATATACTGAAATGGGGTTGCTAAGGTAGAGGTGAAGCCGGTTAATATCTTACAGGGAATAAAACCATAACTTTTGTGGTTCTCACTGGACTAAATGCCTTTTCATCTTCACATACAGGCACATACATACTTGTACATGCAGCTACAAGCTAGCATGTAACTCTGCAAAGTCAGAACCCTAATCAACAGTAAATTGTAGAACAAAGACACAGTCTCCTAGAGAATTAAATAACCCTTAGTGCTTCAATTCTGCCCCAGAATGACACTGAAAGGACATGCAGTCCTCCTTTTGCCTATTTTCAAGTTAAGGATGATTTTTCTCAACAGCACAGAGCACTCTCCTCCTTGTTTACTCCTCCTGACAAGTGCTAAATGCACTTGCAATCTCAAGATCCATCAGCCCATCTCTTCTCTCAACCCACAGAGCTTTGTTTGTCGGCTTTTGCAGCTGGCTGCGTGCACCAGCCCAGACAGGCCTGCTGGCTCCAAGATTTTGTCGTCCTTTGGTCCAGAGCAACTCTTTCTGAGATGCCTTTTATGTGTAATAATAACATAGAAATACTTAGGGGTTACTAAGCCCAGAAGGCTGGGTTTGAAATCTGTGTCTACCCAGAGGGATACTCTAATAAGTTTGTCCTTCCAGAgagatctacacacacacacacacacacacacacacacacacacacacacacacacacacacacacacacacacacacacacacacacacacacagagatagagagagagagagctcaatGTAGCAAGGAGCATTTTCCTGAACCTCCATGATAGCCCCCGAAGCCCGATGCTCTGGAGCTCTCTCCAGTCTCCTACAGACTTTCTCCTTGACCTTGACTCTGGATGCCCTGCACCCCAAACTTTCCTCTCCCTGGGAATTATCCTGGTTTGCTTACATAGCCTGCCTGACAGAGGCAGAAGGAGACACCTTTCCACACTCCACCCAGGACTTGCTTCCCTGATGGCCTCCCTTTGGCCTGCTCACATGGGCAGGGTCATCCTGATGACATGCCAGCCAGACCCTGCTGCTTTTCTGCTCAGACGCTTGGGTGTGCCTCATCTCCCTTGAGTGAAAGCCCAAGTCCTTTCAGGATCCCCTGCCCCATTTCCTCCCTGACTTTCTCTCTCACCACTCTCCCCCGGCCTCATTGCTCTTCTTCAAGTACACTGAGCACGCTCgcgcctcagggcctttgtgtGGTGTTCCTCTGCTAGGCACACCTCCCTCCCTTAGCTGCTTCCTCCCTACTCACCTCCTACGGGCCTTTGCCCAAATGTCACTTCCATTCTGAGGCCCTTCCTGACCACCCTAGTTAAAATCTACCTCCCCTTTCTCTGTGTTCCTTACTccttttcctgtttatttctctCCATAGCATCTAGCATCATCTCCCATGCTGTATTTTTGCTAGTTTAGTGTGTGTTTCCTGCTACTAAAGATGAGCTCCCCGAGGGCAGAGATTTGTGTCTGTTGGCTCAA from the Hippopotamus amphibius kiboko isolate mHipAmp2 chromosome 2, mHipAmp2.hap2, whole genome shotgun sequence genome contains:
- the KBTBD13 gene encoding kelch repeat and BTB domain-containing protein 13, translated to MPQGLEAPVQVWVGSQLFQADRALLVEHCGFFRGLFRSGMREARAAEVRLGALSPDGFRTALQVLRGERPALAAPDELLQAVECAAFLQAPALARFLEHSLTSDNCALLCDAAAAFGVHDVFHSAAHFIRDGARELAAELALPEARAYVAALRPSSYVAVSTHAPAPGFLEDASRTMCYLDEEEDTWRTLAALPLEASTLLAGVATLGNRLYIVGGVRGPTKEVVELGFCYDPDGGTWREFPSPHQPRYDTALAGFDGHLYAIGGEFQRTAMSSVERYDPASGCWSFVADLPQPAAGAPCAQARGRLFVCLWRPADTTAVVEYAVRADAWLPVAELRRPQSYGHCMVAHRDSLYVVRNGPKDDFLHCAIDCLNLATGQWTALPGQFVNSKGALFTAVVRGDTVYTVNRVFTLLYAIEGGTWRLLREKAGFPRPGSLQTFLLRLPPGARGPVASATPEL